In the genome of bacterium, one region contains:
- the rodA gene encoding rod shape-determining protein RodA: MIIRDVFRRSDPVLWGSALLLVVISLVLLGTGSDSANLGYFMRQGVAAGLGILVMFIIARTHYTFARSFSSVLFVVLIFLLLIVLQARIIRGAASWLVFGGFHLQPGELAKAILVVVLAKILGESKQGVALTRVLFRTILYAGIPIILVILQPDFGTAMLLTAIWFGMIAVAGLTRKQFLSLAVIAVVVFASGWVFFLKPYQKDRVLVFLNPGSDPLGRGYTVLQSVTAFGSGGFWGRGLGYGPQSRLNFLPENRTDFIFARIGEELGLVGVLGVLSLYGVILWRTLVAASKTTDSFGRAIAVGAFVALLSGIVVNAGMNIGLLPVTGVPLPFISYGGSSLLTMFIIIGLVESVIIHGEAWEVDDTSDVTTLSLGG; this comes from the coding sequence GTGATTATTAGAGATGTTTTTCGACGAAGTGACCCCGTACTTTGGGGGAGCGCGTTACTTTTGGTGGTAATTAGTTTGGTTCTATTGGGAACGGGAAGTGATTCCGCCAATCTTGGCTATTTTATGCGCCAGGGGGTGGCAGCCGGGTTAGGAATTTTGGTTATGTTTATTATTGCGCGCACGCATTATACTTTTGCGCGTTCGTTTTCTTCCGTATTGTTTGTTGTGCTGATTTTCTTACTTTTGATTGTTTTGCAAGCAAGGATTATCAGAGGCGCCGCGTCGTGGTTGGTTTTTGGCGGGTTTCATCTACAGCCGGGCGAATTAGCAAAAGCAATTTTGGTTGTGGTATTGGCAAAAATTTTAGGTGAGAGTAAACAAGGCGTGGCATTAACACGGGTACTGTTTCGCACAATTCTCTATGCCGGTATTCCAATTATCTTGGTGATTTTACAGCCGGATTTCGGTACGGCGATGCTTTTGACGGCAATTTGGTTTGGTATGATTGCGGTGGCTGGGCTTACGCGCAAGCAGTTTTTGAGTTTGGCCGTGATTGCTGTTGTAGTTTTCGCCAGCGGTTGGGTATTTTTTCTTAAGCCTTACCAAAAGGATCGTGTCTTGGTTTTTTTAAATCCCGGTTCCGATCCGTTGGGACGTGGTTACACTGTTCTGCAGTCGGTCACGGCTTTTGGTTCCGGTGGTTTTTGGGGAAGAGGTCTTGGTTATGGTCCGCAGAGTCGTTTAAATTTTTTGCCGGAAAATAGGACCGATTTTATCTTTGCCCGTATTGGCGAGGAATTGGGGTTGGTGGGTGTTTTGGGTGTGTTGTCTTTGTACGGGGTAATTCTTTGGCGCACATTGGTCGCAGCGTCAAAGACGACGGATTCGTTTGGACGGGCGATTGCGGTTGGGGCATTTGTGGCCTTGCTAAGTGGGATTGTAGTTAACGCGGGTATGAATATCGGTCTTTTGCCTGTCACCGGCGTGCCCTTACCATTCATTTCATACGGCGGGAGTAGCCTTTTGACAATGTTTATCATCATTGGTTTGGTGGAGAGTGTGATTATTCACGGCGAAGCGTGGGAAGTTGATGATACAAGTGATGTAACGACGTTGTCGTTGGGAGGGTGA
- a CDS encoding 50S ribosomal protein L25 yields MSTNKIHQIEAQPRVKAGRKAKNVRIGGAIPGILYGNGVANVQIAINQKAFEKILPELTHSTLINLVIEGEKDGRAVLVSEVQRNPMTGLPQHIDFHQVNLKEEIEATVPLVFHGESFAVKDLAGTLVKSLSNIKVQALPQDLPENIIVDIGALKDFEARITIADLNISDKVKVLDNMEEIVAVVTPPRSEAEMEELNKEVEENAGEVKTEADEKKAAKEAEAVAEGTPAEGEKGEKKEVKKETKKEEKK; encoded by the coding sequence ATGTCTACTAACAAAATCCATCAAATCGAAGCGCAACCCCGTGTCAAAGCGGGGCGTAAAGCAAAAAATGTCCGCATTGGCGGAGCTATTCCCGGTATTCTTTATGGCAACGGCGTTGCCAATGTTCAAATTGCAATTAATCAAAAAGCGTTCGAAAAGATATTACCGGAGTTGACGCATAGCACGCTTATTAATCTTGTTATTGAAGGTGAAAAAGACGGTCGAGCGGTTTTGGTTTCGGAAGTACAACGCAACCCAATGACCGGCTTGCCACAACATATTGATTTTCATCAAGTTAACTTGAAAGAAGAAATTGAAGCAACCGTGCCGTTGGTTTTTCATGGGGAATCATTCGCGGTGAAAGATTTGGCCGGAACTTTGGTCAAGAGTTTGAGCAATATCAAAGTGCAAGCATTACCGCAAGATTTGCCGGAAAACATTATTGTTGATATTGGTGCGTTGAAAGATTTTGAAGCCCGTATCACAATTGCCGACTTGAATATCTCCGATAAAGTTAAAGTTTTGGATAATATGGAAGAAATTGTCGCGGTTGTCACGCCTCCTCGCTCGGAAGCCGAAATGGAAGAATTGAATAAGGAAGTGGAAGAAAATGCCGGTGAAGTAAAGACCGAAGCGGACGAAAAGAAAGCCGCCAAGGAAGCCGAAGCGGTTGCGGAAGGTACGCCGGCTGAAGGAGAGAAGGGCGAGAAGAAGGAAGTCAAGAAAGAAACGAAGAAAGAAGAGAAGAAATAA
- the prmC gene encoding peptide chain release factor N(5)-glutamine methyltransferase: MKPITKSLTIKEALREGIVYLRTSSPSFGVDAEILLAEVIKKPREFLIAHNEEKLTFNQAAKYRHWLMQRIKGVPIPYLTGSQYFYGRKFIINKSVLVPRPETEALVEECIRIVKQSTVVSFLPESRNPSRHTLAPVIADIGTGSGVIAVSLALEIPKAKIVATDKSGTALKVATRNARRYRVAKRVTFFASDLLNEIPSELSPNIIVSNLPYVPVKELQEAHTKPDTIGLTFEPQGALDGGPDGLAVFRRFFAQIARFEQTKNSLQYLLLEHNPKQRRALWELAHEFIPEFKPKEVTPFVSKWTLL; encoded by the coding sequence ATGAAACCAATTACCAAATCATTAACCATCAAAGAAGCCCTCCGCGAAGGAATTGTTTACCTGCGTACCAGCTCGCCTAGTTTTGGCGTGGATGCGGAAATATTGTTGGCTGAAGTGATTAAAAAACCACGTGAGTTTTTGATTGCTCACAATGAAGAGAAGCTAACCTTTAATCAGGCGGCGAAATATCGACACTGGCTGATGCAACGCATCAAAGGTGTTCCGATTCCATACCTAACGGGTAGCCAGTATTTTTATGGGAGAAAATTTATCATCAACAAAAGTGTTTTAGTCCCCCGCCCCGAAACCGAAGCATTGGTTGAGGAATGTATTAGAATTGTTAAACAATCAACCGTCGTGTCATTCCTGCCCGAGAGCAGGAATCCGTCACGTCATACCCTCGCGCCGGTTATTGCCGACATCGGAACAGGATCAGGAGTCATCGCCGTTTCTCTCGCCCTTGAAATCCCGAAAGCAAAAATTGTCGCCACGGATAAATCAGGCACCGCCTTAAAAGTCGCTACGCGCAACGCACGAAGATATCGCGTTGCCAAACGCGTTACTTTTTTTGCCAGCGACTTGCTCAATGAAATTCCTTCGGAACTTTCACCGAATATTATTGTTTCTAATCTTCCCTACGTGCCAGTGAAAGAATTACAAGAAGCACACACAAAACCAGACACAATCGGTCTCACTTTTGAGCCACAAGGAGCCCTTGATGGAGGCCCAGACGGCCTCGCCGTTTTCCGCCGTTTTTTTGCCCAGATCGCGCGGTTTGAACAAACAAAAAATTCTCTACAATATCTTTTACTCGAGCATAACCCAAAACAACGCCGTGCCCTATGGGAACTTGCGCACGAATTTATCCCCGAATTCAAACCGAAAGAAGTAACGCCGTTTGTGAGCAAATGGACGTTGCTTTAA